The sequence CTCCTTGATACCTCAGATACGTACTGTATATATGGACATTGATATCACGAATGGAAATCAAGTTATTGTTGCTATCGCCACGGTCTTGCTATGCCAGGGCTTATTGGGTATAAGACAATTCGATGAGTTTCACAATTGGGATATACAATCTACATCTCTACTATGATATTAATACAAACACACAAATATGGATCATTGCCCGTGAAACCGAGCCTATTCCAATTTCTCCAGATAGTCGAGCCGGTCCAATACGACCTGTTTTGACGTCTCTTCTATCTCTCCTGCTAAGAACACTTCGTCGAGGATCGCGTAGACCTGTTCGATAGCGAAGGGATTTTATCAGTTGAGTCCAGACGAAAGGAGATGGGAGGGACGGAAGATTGACTGTGGAATATCTGTCGAAGTCGAAAAAGATGGGACACAATCGCAGCTCACTTTGTAGAAAGAGAACACTAAGTCCAATTCACATACGTTCTGGAAGAAAGCATCTATGCACACAAGTTAGTCAGcaaaagagagagattgtATGTTACATGCGAGGATTGTATATTACGCATGTCGATGCGTAAGATCGTCAAGACTCACCAAGTACTTCAACAAACAGATGGATAGCTTCCAGATATGCTAATTCGTTATCGTTCGAGTCCACACATACACAGAAGAAGAGTCCAGCGTATCTTCGGTATACGATCTTGTCGTTTCGGAACTGTTTTGACAGCGACGAAAGGTCGGAGAGATCGTGGGGGAAAGCGAGGCGAAGAACGAGGCAGAACAAGGACGAGAGGGAAGGTCGGAGACGAGGGGAAAAGGTGATGGCGTAAAGGCGAGAGGTAGGGTGAGAGGTagggtgagaggaggatcaggGGAGAGAACATAGGAGATGGCAAGGAGAGATAGAGGAGCAAGGAcgggggaagagaagaggtagCATGATCAAGCAGAGGTCAGCTTGGAGTACCGGTGCATTTTACATCGAAGCAGCAGGTCctaccactcacctcaacaaaATTCGATTGATATTTCTGATCTCTCGGAGCTATCAATCTATGTACCTCTCCTCTGAGTCGGACCTGTAAAGCCGTGGGTATCAGCAACGAGTGAATGGCGATGATTTGCGAGTCGTGCTGTATGACCTGTACAATGCGAAGTACGATGAATCCCGCACATACCTTTTCGTCGTCATCATACGGTGAATACCATTTCGACAGCCTCGTCTTCCCCTGTCGATTCTATACCAGCCAGCACGAGTGTCAACTGATATCCTACAGTCATAGATTTGTCCTCGTGACAAAAATCAACTGTATTGTGTCACATACCTGTACAAGGATGAACTTGATCATTTGGATTGAGGGGGGATATTCGTAAGACCGTGTGTATTCCGAGTGCTTGAAGAGGAATCTTTTCGCTGCTTACTCCGTACGAATGGCGTGATTGACCTCCAATTTGTCTCAGCTGTATGTTCTGAGTGAGTTGTCTATATTCCTAATGATGATGACtaggaaagatgatgatatgatgatagCGACCAATGGTGAAGAGGACGTACGTACGGAGCGCACGGTGATGAAAGCCACGTGGTCAATCTCATGTCATGTCACTCCTCGATTAAGCTTAGTAGTAAGCTCAACTCAACTTCAACAGCTCTATATTCCTTTCTCCTTGCCTCATCCCAAGCAACACTACCCAGCCAACATGTCAACAGCATACGGCCCAGTGCCagacgaggaaggagagaatGTACCACTGGCACTCTCCTCTCAAACACATCATACACCCAGGATAAGCTTGAGAAGAGAATCAGACGCGTCATCGACAGAATTCAGAGATCAGTTGGAGGTAGAACCGTTCGACGAGAAAGGTGATAGGTTTAGAGATGATCCCAGGctggaggatgaagctggagatgggaatgaggatgagcagggtTACGCCATACAACCACCTCAGAGGGTGAGCGCAATTGTCATCATGTCTCCATAGTGTTGTATGAGAGAACAGTTGTTGACTTGTATCAATCCTCTAATAGCTTCGAAGCCGCCAGAAATCACGAAAGATCTTAGCTATTCTGATCACCATTCTTGCGTTCGCAGCTGCTATTGGTGTACTGGCAGCTTCTGGGTACTCTGCACCTACGTTTGGAAAAAGTGGGAACCAGAGGATAACGATGGATCATGTGTTTAATGGGACTTTTAACGCTTGGAGTAAACAGCTGGATTGGGTCAAGCAGGGTGAGTGCACCTTGTCGATATTCAGTCATGGTTCATTCCAATGTCGATCGCCTGGTCTTGGACGACGTTCGATACGGGTTCGCTGATTATGTGTGTGTGCGCCCCCAAAGCCGCCGACGGAACCTTCTCCCACATCAACAAAGATAACAACATCGTTCTAGCCGACGTACACAATATGACAGAAGAGACCTTACTTGTCGATTCGTCCAAAGTGACCGACGAACATGGTAATCGACTCCACTGGCAATCATGGCAACTATCTTCCGATATGGAATACGTCTTGTTTAAGACCGACCACGTCAAACAATGGAGACATTCGTCTTTCGGCAACTATTGGGTCCATCGACGTTCGGATTCCGTCACTTTCCCTGTACTCACCCCCTCGAGCCATCCAACAATCACCAAATGTGTCTGGTCACCTGTCGGACACGCTCTGGCATTCGTATCGAAGAATGATCTATACGTCatcaccgaagaagagatgcATTCTTCTGGTAAACCCAAATCTACAAGAATTACCACCGACGGGAGCGAAACGATCTTCAACGGTGTACCTGATTGGGtgtatgaggaggaagtatTTGAGACTGATGGTGCACTCTGGTGGTCGCCCAATGCTGAATCTATAGCATATCTAAGGAGTGATGAGTCGGCTGTGAAGGACTTCAAACTCCAGTATTATAATCCTTCGAACGACGCTTTCGAAGTGCATCAGTATGCCACGGAACTGGATATGAAGTAAGCAAATCGCATCTATTCTCGACTGAAGCAGTGAATCGAGAATGGCCAAGCTGATATTGCATGATATTAGGTATCCTAAACCCGGTACACCCAATCCACTGGCCACGGTGCACACATACACCTTATCCACTCAAACCCGACATCAGCTAGCTTGGGAGGGTGAAATGCCACTTGACAATCGAATTATTATAGAAGTAGGATGGGTGGCAGACAATGGTTTATTGGTGAAGGAAATTGACAGAGCAGCTAGGAAAGGCAACGTTGTGCTTTTTCAAGATGGCAAGACTCAAGGTGATATCGTCAGGATACTTGGAAaggaaggcgaagaaggagatgatgggtggATTGATCATGTGAGCGGTCCCAGCCTCCTTCTCTCATATATTCCACTCTCTTCATATCACAGGGATAGGGGAATAGTAGACTGTCATGTCTAGGGGAATGAGGAACTGACATCGACATGCCGATATAGGGCCAAAATGTAATCCCTGTTAGAGGCGCTCTCGAAGGATACCTCGACATCGTGCCAAACGAGGGATACAATCATATCGCCCTTTTCAGTCCTATCAACGCTACAAAGCCTATATGGATTACATCCGGTGAATGGGAAGTCACCCAGATCTCAGGTGTCAACGTTGAAAAGGAAATCATGTGAGTAGTGCTCCCGAGCATGATACGCTGGTCACCCCATCCACTGTGGTATGTAGATACTGATGCCATGATTTCACAGATACTTCATGGCTGCTACACCATCTATCGATCGACATCTATACTCTGCACCCATGCCAACTTCTGCAACTGAGCAATACGACCAGACCTTCACTGCTTTGACCGATAATTCCTCGCCAGGTTATTACGAGGCATTCTTCTCGCCCGGTGCTGGATATTACGTTCTTGGGTATAGAGGTCCGGAAGTACCTTGGCAGAGGCTGCTGGAGACTGATCCGGGAGAGGAGCGTGAGTTAATTGAGCCATGGAAGCATACCCATACATCAGAGCTAATTTCCCCCTGTCCGATTATAGCTATCGATGTACTTCTTGAGGGCAATGCCCAGCTGAATCAGACGTTGAGCGAATTTGTGCGACCTATAATCACGAGGCAGACTATTGAGAGTGACGGGTATGGTGGGTACCCTTAGTACCCTATTGAACAGACGCCGGGAAGCTGTAGCTGACCGAAGTGATGTCCACAGAAATCAATGTATTGGAGATGTTACCTCCCAATATCGATACCTCAGGTCGAAAGAAATACCCAGTCCTCATGAGAGTGTAAGTTATGCCCACTCGCATGTATCACATGCGGAAACACTGACATGGTGTGTTCGAACAGGTACGGTGGACCAGGCTCCCAAATGGTTCATAATCGATTCGAACGGGACTGGCACTCTTACCTAGTCACCACCCTGAAATATATAGTGGTAGTTGTGGATGGTCGAGGGACCGGATTCAAGGGTAGAAGGCTCAGAAATCCAGTGATAGATGATCTTGGACACTATGAGGTCATAGATCAGATTAACGCGGCGAAGGAGATGGCGAAGCGAAGTTATGTggataggaagaggattggGATCTGGGGATGGGTAAGTGGTCTGTTCAATCTTCCAAGGTCATTACCACGAAAAAAAAACGTAGCTTCGTGCTAATTTCCGACCGTACGCAGAGTTACGGTGGCTATATGACTTGTAAGACTATCGAGACGGACTCAGGTATATTCACCTTGGGAAGTGAGTCTGAACGCATTGACCTCCAGAACAAAACAGATGTAAGATGGCGCTGACTTGTGTGTCCTCACCTGTTTAGTGGCTGTTGCACCTGGTGAGTAAATACACTTGGCATTTCCAATTCACCCCTCGTGCTGTATATGCTGATTTCATTTGCCTTACACAGTAACAAACTGGCTATACTACGACTCGATCTATACCGAGCGATACATGTCCGTACCATCGTCCAACCAAGACGGCTATATCGAGAGCGCAGTGAACAACGTCACTTCCTTCGCTGGGGATAAGGTAGATTTCATCTGGGCACATGGAAGCGGGGACGATAATGTCCATTATGCGAATTCTGCGAGTCTGCTGGATAAGTTGACGCAGGAGAAAATTAGGGGATGGAGGTTTAGGATGTTCACTGATTCGTGAGTTGTGCTTTTTTCTTCGATTCTGAATATTTCAGATTCTATTTTGATATCTATTTGTTCCGCCTTCTGTCAATTATGGTAGAGATCGCTAACCGCAGCACGTTACTTTCCAGTAACCACTCGATGGACAAGCGTCAAGCTTATAGGGAGGTATACGAGTGGATGACGGATTTCCTGAAAGAGAAGTGGGGAGTCGGGGGAAAGATACACCATTAAGCGTTGTTAACATGAGGTAGCCTGGAAATGCTCATTGTATGTAAAGGGGAACCGTTTCACTTGGACTGTAGCGTCGGTACTCTTAGACTGAGAAGGACAATTCTTGCACATAGACTGTTATATAATTAGTAGATGGGACGCGAGGCCAAGTGGGAATCGCATTGATGCATGTTGTAAAAGTACAATACAAAGCATGAAACATGAGTTCCTTGTTATGATACTAACCAGAATATCTAAGATTGTCTGAGGTCCAAATGTAGACTAACAATACCAAACCGAATGAATCATACATCTATCTACTCTACCGATACATCAAAAACAAGCTATACCGGACTAACAGGTAATGGTGTATTAGACCTATCTAGCGGTATAGCCTCATAAGCTGATCTACTGGGTCTACGGAgactcaacctcctcaatAAAGGTAAtgtacttcctcttcttgtgATTTCCGATCCGAGAGAAACTATCGATTTGGCCGATTCCTTGAATTCGACAAGTAATTTGGATAAGCCCTTGACTGTTCCTCCGGGTGAGTAGGGATCGTCCGGCATGACTGATGTGATTGGTCGCTTCCACCACTGCGTTGTTCCAATCGAAAGTCAGCTCTAGTCCATGGAGATTGACGAAAGCAGGTGAAGACACGAGGAAAACAGTGTAACGTTGTGAATGATTTGgactgaagatgaggtaaACAAGattgacccaccttcaaagTCAGACTACTACAAACTACCGAAACACTACTAAAAGCCATAGCAGCCGCCGCCATCATggggtgaagatggatattCCAGGGCAAGAAGAAACCCATTGCCAAGGGGATCATCAGGATATTGTAACAGCATGCCCAGAGCATGTTCGCCATGATTTTTCTGAAGATGTGATGTCCCAAGTCCAACGCTGCCAGGACGTCCAACAGGTCAGATCGCATCAAGACCACATCGGCAGCTTCGATGGCGATGGAGGTTCCGGATGATAGGGCTATACCGAGTGAGGCGGCGACGAGGGCAGGCGAATCGTTGATACCATCTCCGACCTATCTCGGTGAACAGACAGTCAGCTAGTGTTCGCATCCAATTGCACGAGGTTGTCATACAAGATATGAGGGACAAAAGGGAAAATAAACATTTgcgatcactcaccattgCAACCCCACCACCATCCTTCAACCCCAAGTCACTGACGATCTTAGCCTTGCCCTTGGGGCTCACACCCGCATAAACCTCATTCTTATCGATCCCAACCTCTTTCGCAATAGCTTTGGCAGTCGCCTCCGCATCTCCAGTCAACATCGTCACTTTGATGCCCATGTCTTTCAACGCTCTGATAGCATGCGCCGATGAGGGTTTAGGCGAATCCGCCAGTGAAAGGGCCAAGACAGGTATACAggttgatgatctgatgatggAAACGAAGATGACTGTTCGAGCCAGGCTCATCTGTTTCTCCTCAAATTCTCTCATCTTGCTTGGTAATTCCACCTCGATAATCTTCTCGTCGGATGGGATCGATGATAATACAAAATTAGATTTACCAATTCTGATTTTCTCTTCGACTGAACTGTTGGATAGTCTGACGACAGCTTCCAAACCTTCACCGGTGAATGATTCAAATTCGATGACTTCCCCGTTGGGCGGTGAAAGCCCAGCAGAAGAGAGTATATCTCTACCATAAGCTGCTATCGACACTCCTAAGGGATGTTCAGATCTACTTTCTGCGAGAGATAATATCGAAAGTAACGTATGTCGTTGTAATGGTGTAGCGGAAGTTGTCAAGGATAATGTCGATGGCGTATCGACTTCAAAATTTGGtgatccacctccagcagTCAGATTACCTGAAGATGCCCAGGCCGCAGCGACTACCTGCATTTTACCTTCAGTCACTGTTCCGGTCTTGTCGACGACCACTCTTCTGACACCTTTACAAGCTTCTAATGCCTTTCCTCCCTTAATGAGAATACCATTCTGCGCTCCCACACCGGTACCCACCATCACCGCCGTTGGTGTACTGAGACCCAAGGCACAAGGGCAAGCGACGACCACCACGGATATACACAACTTGAGGCAGACTCCGAACTTGCTCGCACCTGGCGAATGGAATACGTCGGGAAGGTTTCCACTTGAATTGAGGAGTGAGATGGTCATCCATGCGATGAAAGTGATCAGACTGAGAGTGATGACGACTGGGACGAATATACCTGCTACTCTATCGGCGAATTGTTGAATAGGGGCTTTCGAGGTTTGAGCATCTTCCACCAGTTTGACAATTTGTGATAAAGCTGTATCTGCACCTGCTCGAGTGACTCTAAATGTGATCGTTCCCAGACCGTTTACTGTCCCCCCGATGACTTGATCTCCGACTTTCTTAGCTAATGGTACAGCTTCACCAGTCACCATAGATTCATCTACCGAGGTAGCTCCGGTCAAAACCACACCGTCTGCAGGTATCTTCTCCCCAGGTACTAATAGGACCACATCATCCACCTGAACCAGTTCAGTGGGAACTTTCCTAGTCTCAGCTGACGTATCGACATTCTCTCCCTCAGCAGGTGGGTCGACATATATGGTTGCTGAAGATGGAGTAAGTGACATGAGATCGGTGAGGGCGGCCGATGTTTTGCCTTTTGCGAGGTTTTCAATATATCGGCCGAGAGAAACGAATGTGATCAGCATGGTAGAAGTGTCGAAGAATGTTTGAGGGTGATAATCCGGATCAGAGGAGAACATGGCGAAGAACATGGATAGGACGGAGTAGGTGAAGGTTGCTGAGGTACCGAGTACGACCAGCACGTCCCTGCATCATGGTATACAAATCAGTATACATGACATAATCGAAAGATAACACATTTGGAGGAACAAAAAGGGGTCTGAAGGCCTTCACTCACATAGTAGCAGAGCCATGTTTGACAGACTTCCAAGCATTCTCGTAAAATCTTCTAGCCAAAAACAGCTGGACCGGTATCGTCAATAACAGACAAACCAGATCACCCAGATAAATCCCATTAACAACTTTCCACATCGtccaacccatcaaccaGTGAGGCAGATACATCGATAACATTCCTATCACGAAGACAGGAACAGCGAATACAGCTGAAGTCATAAATGTTCTTCTCCATGTTGCGGTCTCCTTGTGTTTCTGTAGTGAAGCTAATTGAGAGTCGTCCCTCGTCGATACGGGAAGGAAAGATAGTTGAGGGAATCTGGCGGACAGGGTATCGACAAGTGTACGCAGGGATATGAGCAGTGGGGAGTGTGTGAGGGCGAGATGGGTATAGGGTGGTGGAAGGGTAGCTGAATGTACACCGGCTATATTTGATGTCGTTTCCAACAAGGAGTCTACGACTTCTGCGTTCTCCAAGCTATGTGACGGGAAGAATTGAGTGAGCTTTCATGTCTCTCATGTCTGTGTAGGGTGAAGGGACGTAAGCTCACCCATACACCCGAAGTTCcacttcatcaacctcgctTTTCTCTACAACAATAGCTTCGAACCCTATATCCTCAATTTCCTCTGCTATCCTcgcatcatcccatctcttcccttgaGGGTCCACAAAATCTTCATCATACTCTACTACACCTCTTTCAGCTAGTAATGAAATCTGGACGGAATGTATACCGGGTTGTTTTAGCTGAGATTCGATAGAGGCTACACATGCACCGCACTGAGATTCAAGATTAGTCAGCAAGGGAACCACCGACAAATAGAAGTGAAAATTCGATTGGTATTGCTGTTTGGGGCATACTCACTGtcatccctcccactctCAGTTCGACCCTCTTATACCCCTCAGGGGCATCTTTGCTCAATACTCCACTAGCAGCAGAGGTAGAAGACTCGCCGAgtttcccttcctcctcattaCCTAATGTTATACCTTGGGATATCCTCGGCGAGGTGAATATCGACGTTATAGGCGTTTGTATGACCGATGCAAAGGTGTTTAATAAGCCTGATCCACTCGATGAGCGGTTTCGATGATGGGTAGGGAGAGACATGGTGGCGGCGAATCgggggagagagaagggtgAAAGGGGGTCGGGATGGAGGATAGACGAGATATAGTGAAGCTTTTGACTTTGTAGAAGTGCCGATGTATGTATCGATTGATTGCGAATGTCAAAGGTGGAGAGTTTGAGAGTCTGAGTGTTAATTAAGGAGGTGGAAAGGCAAAGGAACGAGAttgatgttgctgttgttgttgtgtttcAGAGTGGGAGTCGATGATGGTTGGTGTGGTTGGTAAGCAATGATGATTGCTGCAGCGATTTACGACGATTACACACAGCAGAGTGAAATGATCAGCACATCCACCCTCATTTCAAGTGAGTGCTTGGTTTTCTGCTTGGACCTAGTCGTCgtccctcttcttcttcttggccGATGTGCTGATGTGCTGATGTGCTAATGGTGTTCCAGTGGAGTGGTGGTCCGAGTAATTATGAGCTGGTAGTATGCACATATATTAATTCATAATGACGTTGGCTCTATCTGCTCACCCACTCACCATTGTTTCGGTCGACGTTGTTGATCCCATCTTCTATCTTCCACCATACTAAACTATAAAAATGGGTGATTACGTGATCAACCTTATACTTACCCGGATTTACCCGCATACGGAAATTCACACCGTACTCCCACCACTTGTAGTCTTACTTCAAACCTGCCCTCGACGACGTTGTATGTATTCCTCACGTCGATCAAGAAGACCTCAAGGAACTGATGCGTACATATAGGCCAAAGCGAGATCGAGAGATAGGATCGTGAATCTGTAGTGGGCCTTCTGAGGGCATCCAGTGACTTGGATGGCGGATGTCTGATGTCTGACCTCTTCACCTAGATGACGACGTCTTCTCTCATAAATTATCGCTAACATAACAACCTTGTACCGTCCGCTTCCAACAACTGATTTGTTCTTTTCCATGCTATTCTAACCCTTTCAAGCTACATCAAAAAACAATGGATACAGACAAGCTTCCCGTCGAATCCAGTCTGCTTCTAGCCAACATCCTCGCCATACAATTCGAGCCAAATGTCTCCACCGGACGCAGCGACATTCCGGCTGTCCAAGGTCTCTCAGAATGGCAACGATACACACCTGATCTGGGAGGAGCACGATCAATTTGTAAGATCCGATGCCTCCTTTACAGAAGGTCCACACGGATCCCACGATAGCTTCGAGCCTACTGTGTAGACCGAATCACAGCCCGATTCAGCCTCACCATCCAGATCCGAAACATTCACCCTCTGAAAAACCTACAGTGGTAGCTAGATGTACGGACCTAAGCACCACAGGCAGACTATGGGACGTCTACCGAGCTGGGATCACTCTCACTGATCGTCCATCGGAAAAATTGGATGCGATATTGAAGATTACAGTACCTACACTCTTACCTCCTCAAGTCACTGCAGTATCCGAGTATCATCCACTGGGAATGGCAGAGTTGGTTCAACATACCAGCGAAACTGGGGAAAAGGCGGCGTGGAACGAAGATTACATTTTTGGGGTGTACTTGACGAGGTATCAAGGTAATCTAGTTCCCAAGTATTACGGGAGTTTTGTGTGCTACAGACGAAACCAAGACCAAGGCGAAGCAGAGAGACCGTACGGGATTGCCCAGATTCAAGAATACGTTGGACCCCGACTTCGTCCTGCCCGAGGCACCTTACATTATCAGCCTCGTACCGTCCTGTAAGTGTTCTCTCATCCCGATGTAAAATATCGGATAAATATCGGATAGTGTACGATATGACTGACTGACCTCGAATGCACTATACTGTATGCTCAACACTCGGAAGATATTTACGGAGTTGAACGAACAAGGTCAGGTGATTCATCGATCAATCCACAAAGATCATATTCTCATTCGCGGGATCAACGAGGATGGAACCAGAGAATTATGTCTTATCGATTTCCAACTGGCCGTTCCTTGGAAAATGCGTTCTATGGGCAGATTCAAGTGGAAGAATGAGAAGGATCGTGATTTGctggatcaggaggaggaagacgtGATTTGCATGACAGCTTGCGTAGTGTAAGTTGAGTCTTGCTTGGAGCGCTTCTGTGGGCTGACCGATATCCCACGCTTAGCCATGAAGGGGAATGGCATTTCATGAGCACTCGCGACTGAGAAGTgctcgttctcgttctcccAACTTCCATAACTGTAAAATATGTTTTCAGCATTCGAATCACGAATCAGACTAGGCATCTAGGTCTTGTATAAATACACTGGGAATGCAATTGGTCGTCATCATGTTTGCTGCTGAGGTACAAAGAAGACGGTGAATGAGATTTTTTTCACTTCTTGCCCCGATATTATGCTGCACCTGCGCTCCTCTAGATAGGAACGAGAGCATTGGGTCATGGCTTGAAGATGCTTAGATGACAGCTGTCTGCACGGACGGAGTGAAACCCACATGCACATGAGATCATGCATTTGATAATTGCTTTTACACCGTATCTCGTCCTTTCCGAGCGTCTTCTTTACGTTGTTTGATCTACATATGGTAGAGCAAGTGTCAGTACAGtgtcagtatcagtatcaaccGAAATCATGTTGGACATATGAGCTGAAAATGAGACCAGGCGTGGGCATTTGACAGCACTCACCCATTTACCTTTACATTCCCTATACGCTGCGAAGAAATCTAGACACTAATCAAATCAAGGTCAGCATAAACTTCAACGATGTTCTGACGAGATCGAAAACTGTGCTGTATGAGAGAGGAAGACATGGGCTATAAAGGGAGAAGTAGGAATGCAGTGGGAGGAAGCTGGCCAAAGGGTAGACGAAGTATGCGCAAGTGAGGGGGCGGTTGATTGGTCTATCTCCGGGAAGGAACACAGTCATCGGAatatgaagaggatggtccAACTCCAAGGTGTTATGTATTTTCTTTTCCTCGGTCGCACATCCCATCCCTGCCTTGCAATCAAGCTAAAgtaacaactcacctcatcccgATTATAATGTGTTCTCTCCAGACACTGTAAAGATGCCTTCGATGCTGCCTCACATGGGTCCGCGTACTATTCGTTAAGCAAGAGCACTCGCCCCATCAGCTTTCTATTTCCTTAAAGATGTGACAGCCGTTCCAAGTTGATGAGGGGAAGCATGGTCATACCTTGGAAGCTGCCATTCGTCCCTACATTTGCCACCACATCAGCGATCTTCTCCAAGAGGTCCATCCGAGGTGGACACAGGTTGACGGATTGTCTAACTGTGCTCAAGTATGTATTTCAGTGATACACTCACCCTAAATGTATTCTTATAATCCGCTGGTTCGGACAAAGCTGCTGAAGGCGGTAATGGACGATCGGCATATGGTGTTGGGTTCTTGGAGGGAGGTACTTGGGAGGCCATGGTGTGTTGAGTTGGGTCGTTCCGGTTCTAAGCGGGGTTTTGAGCAGTGTTGGTGTTTTTTATCCGTTCGATATGGTCCCAGTGATATTATGTTGGTAGCTTAGTGTGACAGCAGTGAGTGAGAATGACTGAAGGAGATGCGAGGGAACTAACTGGTCATGTTGTTTTTACGAAGGTGAGGTTGAAATAGAGGACATGCGGGGCACCACTCCCACTCAGCCTTTAGCACTCACCGCCCCGAGGATATCTAATCTTGGTCAACCtcttgtctttctttctccttcatcgtACATATAAGCAATCAGCAGCAAGGAAACAACTACAGCGACGAGAAATAGACAGACTGTACTGACCATATCCGCCATATTTTGACCACAAGTCAGCTAGAACAATGGGAGCCATCGAAACCCTAGCTGGGATAGGTATGGCCGTAGGGTGAGTTCTGGGTTATGCTCACTGCAAAGATATCGCTGATTACGGTAGATAGGCCTCCTCTCATATATGCAGATCAGGTGAGCATGCTGTTACATGTCGGATAGGGTACATAGCTGATAAGTGGAACAGGCTTACAGCatagtgaagaagaagtaagCGTCATGCTGGCTATCTCAACTGAATCCACGTAGGACAAGCTGATGGGTGAGAATGATACCTCATTAGAGACTCTTCGGGTTTCTCGCATGGTATGTTACCAATCATGATTTCAGCAGCTGGCATGTTAAGGTGGAACGAAGCTTATAACAGTTTGCATAGACGTCTGCGGTGTACTGCTTATAGCCAACATAATACGTGTCTTCTTCTGGCTTGGAAACAGGTTTGAGA comes from Kwoniella bestiolae CBS 10118 chromosome 1, complete sequence and encodes:
- a CDS encoding AP-2 complex subunit sigma, whose protein sequence is MIKFILVQNRQGKTRLSKWYSPYDDDEKVRLRGEVHRLIAPRDQKYQSNFVEFRNDKIVYRRYAGLFFCVCVDSNDNELAYLEAIHLFVEVLDAFFQNVCELDLVFSFYKVYAILDEVFLAGEIEETSKQVVLDRLDYLEKLE